A region of Solanum dulcamara chromosome 7, daSolDulc1.2, whole genome shotgun sequence DNA encodes the following proteins:
- the LOC129894331 gene encoding transcription factor BIM2-like has product MVRTVKNHHEEDEEDDEEFSSRTPDGSSSQKGKLEVKSNDGKVSSHRSKHSETEQRRRIKINERFQTLRDLIPQNDQKRDRASFMLEVIQYIKFLQEKLQMYEGTNQGWSAEPSKLLPWGSTPGPVEGSVEHSQIIRNGSTHEDDIVNNPTLLPTTQSSVEPNLTAAALYRATHNSHMLVDEAIAFNMPLQPKLFENASVQPSPDAEHCPSQPQSFGWPGKQDTIESDVLSYGRNDQEEVKFNAEEIASSHAYTQRLLNIINQTLASVGVDPTLADVRVQLDISKKPISGATATTLSSGENYDHARKRLRTEGSM; this is encoded by the exons ATGGTAAGGACTGTGAAGAATCACCATGAAGAGGACGAAGAAGACGATGAGGAGTTTTCGTCTAGAACTCCCGATGGCTCTTCTTCTCAAAAGG GGAAATTGGAAGTGAAGAGCAATGATGGGAAGGTAAGTTCTCATCGTTCCAAGCATTCTGAGACAGAACAGCGGAGGAGGATCAAGATTAATGAGAG ATTTCAGACTCTAAGAGATCTCATACCACAAAATGATCAGAAGAGAGACCGGGCTTCATTTATGTTAGAG GTTATACAATATATCAAGTTTTTGCAAGAGAAATTACAAATGTATGAGGGAACCAACCAAGGATGGAGTGCAGAGCCCTCAAAGTTGCTGCCATGG GGAAGCACTCCTGGGCCCGTGGAAGGCTCTGTTGAACATTCCCAAATAATCAGAAACGGCTCTACTCATGAGGATGATATTGTCAATAACCCAACGTTGCTTCCAACTACACAGAGCTCTGTAGAACCGAACTTGACTGCCGCTGCTTTATATAGAGCTACACACAATTCCCATATGTTAGTAGATGAAGCAATTGCATTTAACATGCCATTGCAAcctaaattatttgaaaatgcATCTGTTCAACCATCTCCTGATGCTGAGCATTGCCCTTCCCAGCCACAATCATTTGGTTGGCCAGGGAAACAAGATACAATTGAGTCGGATGTTCTGAGCTATGGCAGAAATGATCAGGAAGAAGTGAAATTCAATGCTGAAGAAATTGCGAGCTCACATGCGTATACTCAAAG GTTGCTTAATATCATAAACCAGACACTAGCATCGGTGGGAGTGGATCCGACACTGGCCGATGTTAGAGTGCAGCTTGATATTAGCAAAAAACCAATCAGTGGAGCCACAGCTACAACATTAAGCAGTGGAGAGAACTATGATCATGCTCGTAAAAGGCTTAGGACAGAAGGTAGTATGTGA